The Candidatus Phytoplasma asteris DNA segment GAGCTTTTATAGTATCTTTATGTGTGCTTTATATTAAAGGAATCATAACTCTTAATAAACATACAAAAATGAGTTTAAAAAAACAATATTTCTTTAAAATACTTGATAAAAGCATTAATGTTTATATTTTTATTATTAAAAGTATTCCTATGATGTTGCAAGCAATGTTTTTTCATTTCGGACTCAAAGGAACTGGTTATTTTAAATGGTTAACTCCATTGCAATCTGGTTTATTTGTAATTATTTTTAACTCAGCTGCTTATCTTGCTGAAGTTATGATTAAAAATATGGAATTTTTTGACTCTGGACAAATTGAAGCATCATTATCTTTGGGGATGACACAAACACAAACCTTTAAAAAGGTTGTGTGTCCCCAAGTTGTCCGTAAATCTTTATTAAGAATTTCTAATGAATTTATTGTTAATATCAAAGATAGTAGTGTTTTTGGAGTTATTGGCATAAATGAACTTTATAATGCAGGAAGCACAGTAAACGCATCTGTTGCAAGTGCAAATGCAAAAATATTGGCTTTAATAGTGCCTGTCTTTGTTTATTTAGTTTTGGTGTTATTAGTTTCTTTGTTATTGAAAAAAATAGAAAAAATAAATGATAGAAAATAAAATTATGTACAAAAACATAATTTTATTTTTCCATTTGTTTATATAATATTAATAGTGAAAGTGTAATTTAAAAAAGTATATAAATATTATTAAATATTTTGCTTTAATAAAACAAAGATAAAAAAAGATAAAATATTTAATAATGTAGATATATTTATAAAAAGTTCAATCATAAAAGAGAGGTAAAAAATGTCTTCTAATAAAACAAATATAAAAAAAAATTCATAAAAATTGATTCTGGAGAGAAAAAACCTCCTAAAAGTCCAAATGGTAAATACCCAATAATAGGAGGAAATAAAAAAACATATTCAAAAGGTAAAAGTGAAAGAGCAAATCAAAACGCAGGAACTATAACCATAGGAAGAGATAGCGGATATGTTCATTATCACGAAAAAACTTTTTGGGCATTGAGTAATTGTTTTATTATAAATACAAAAAATATAAAAGATTTAGAATATCAAACTTTATATAAATTATTACAAAAAAATCAAAAAGGCATTAAAAATTTAAAAAACTTAAATAAAAAAGGTAAAAATATTAAAACCAAAGATTTAGAATTTTTTTTGAACAATATATTAAATTTTTTTTAAGTAACATTTCTTTGCAAAAATATTTTACAATTAAAAATATTCACGGAGAACATCAAAAAACTGAACCATCTGGCAAATACTTATGGACCCATGGAGGAAAAGGACAAAAAAAGGAATATTGTAATAAATATAATACAGGATCTTATAGCGTAACAATTACAAGAGGAGGAAAACAAAAAAATATTTGTTATCACAATGAACCTATTTTTGCCACTAATAATTGTTGTGTAATGATGTGTAAACCGAAACTATATGTAACCATTTATATAACTTTCTAATACAAAAGCAAGAAGAAATTAATAATTTTAGTTGTGTCCTGAATGCAAATCCATATTATATGGGAAGTAAAAATGATCTGCTTTTTTATCTACAAGATTTTCCTTCATATTTGGAAAATTTAGAAAAACAAACCAAAGAACCTAAGACTAAAGAAATAATAGAAAAAACAATCAAACAAATAGATAAAATAAAAAATGAACTTTTAGGACATTCGGAACAAATCAAAAATGTAGACGAATGTTAATTTTAAGTTGTATTTATAATTTATATTAATAAAAAAACCACCCCA contains these protein-coding regions:
- a CDS encoding restriction endonuclease subunit S codes for the protein MDSGEKKPPKSPNGKYPIIGGNKKTYSKGKSERANQNAGTITIGRDSGYVHYHEKTFWALSNCFIINTKNIKDLEYQTLYKLLQKNQKGIKNLKNLNKKGKNIKTKDLEFFLNNILNFF
- a CDS encoding ABC transporter permease subunit; this translates as MSNIFNWFNLLKRLLKIYYPLYKEGFETTFKIAFFGTIGAFIVSLCVLYIKGIITLNKHTKMSLKKQYFFKILDKSINVYIFIIKSIPMMLQAMFFHFGLKGTGYFKWLTPLQSGLFVIIFNSAAYLAEVMIKNMEFFDSGQIEASLSLGMTQTQTFKKVVCPQVVRKSLLRISNEFIVNIKDSSVFGVIGINELYNAGSTVNASVASANAKILALIVPVFVYLVLVLLVSLLLKKIEKINDRK